A single region of the Chrysoperla carnea chromosome 5, inChrCarn1.1, whole genome shotgun sequence genome encodes:
- the LOC123301149 gene encoding zinc finger protein 13-like, with protein MKAEYDETSNKYSGPDMKLEHAVSNANFDDKRNVNKYLKRQFGCKHYVEMLNNERYRKNGIDSMFCDRTITQREYQFLKSKAKPFKCTTCDKVFSNELSVMAHNIKEHVGEKCFTCPDCKQIFSERNDLLSHNIKLHPSDKRQKLHIKWRRRNNNQFLYKRPRPYNLVM; from the coding sequence ATGAAAGCTGAATATGATGAAACATCTAATAAATATTCGGGACCAGATATGAAGTTAGAGCATGCCGtttcaaatgcaaattttgatgataaaagaAATgtcaacaaatatttgaaacgaCAATTTGGATGTAAACATTATGTAGAAATGTTAAACAATGAAAGATATAGGAAAAATGGTATCGATTCGATGTTTTGTGATAGAACAATTACCCAAAGAGAGTATCAATTCTTAAAATCAAAAGCAAAACCATTTAAGTGTACTACTTGTGATAAAGTGTTTTCAAATGAGTTAAGTGTAATGGCACATAATATTAAAGAACACGTAggtgaaaaatgttttacgTGCCCTGATTGTAAACAGATATTTTCTGAACGAAACGATTTACTTAGTCATAATATTAAGTTACATCCTAGTGATAAACgtcaaaaattacatattaaatggAGACGGCGaaacaataatcaatttttgtataagagACCTAGACCATATAATTTagtaatgtaa
- the LOC123300712 gene encoding E3 ubiquitin-protein ligase COP1-like, which yields MATGRDIRSTPSPSNTTTTNVIGSGALRQTRTPKRQRSPNFNNQISTALQTDDKNNEFLCPICFNIIEEAHITRCGHTFCYQCIKRSLETLGRCPKCNFALSGLDQLFPNFLLNELIIKYKQKLTGINALRDSPEGLRDYIANESENFTLNDVNIMLEVLTQRKHLLEAESCVAQNRLVYEFLKYLLQQKEEQRDQLTREVALIKSDIIEVENILKEVQSKCPTLEDVEKAVGDRNDAAVVAMKKEVIELIDTIGSSVAQPTKRERPSSTKLENEKEASANNVPDMMKTILSSRRRRMYAHFDDFVQCYFSSRAKDLHFSSNTDTKLNETVKPIKASSTSDGIDDTYMNSSSGLHMNSGLDLFRENLVKFARYDSLRQLATLAYSSDLFNNSTIVSSIEFDKDNEFFAIAGVTKRIKVFDYGAVIHDAVDIHYPIVEMVSSSKISCVSWNSYHKGTLASSDYEGTVTVWDATTGQRTKTFQEHEKRCWSVDFNNVDTRLIASGSDDARVKLWSINVDHSIATLEVKANVCCVKFNPRSSCHLAFGSADHCVHYYDLRNMKEPMSIFKGHKKAVSYVKFINTEEIVSASTDSQLKMWNINSPHCLRSFVGHINEKNFVGLATDGDYVACGSENNSLYVYYKGLTKQLFSFKFDTVRSVLEQDKKDDEPNEFVSAVCWRQHSNILVAANSQGIIKLLELY from the exons ATGGCAACAGGACGAGATATACGATCAACTCCATCTCCATCGAATACAACAACTACTAATGTAATTGGATCTGGAGCATTACGGCAAACACGAACACCAAAACGACAACGATCAccaaatttcaataatcaaataAGTACAGCACTGCAAACCGATGAcaaaaataacgaatttttatgTCCAATATGCTTTAATATCATCGAAGAAGCTCATATAACACGTTGTGGTCATACATTTTGTTATCAGTGTATAAAACGATCATTAGAAACACTTGGTCGATGCCCGAAATGTAATTTTGCATTAAGTGGTCTCGATCAactatttccaaattttttattaaatgaattaattattaaatataaacaaaaattgaccgGAATCAATGCATTACGTGATTCACCTGAAGGGCTCAGAGATTATATTGCAAATGAATcggaaaattttactttaaatgatGTAAATATTATGCTTGAAGTGTTAACACAACGTAAACATTTATTAGAAGCCGAATCATGTGTCGCACAAAATCGTTTAGTTTatgaatttcttaaatatttattacaacagAAGGAGGAGCAACGCGATCAATTAACACGTGAGGTTGCATTGATTAAGAGTGATATTATtgaagttgaaaatatattaaaagaagtACAATCAAAATGTCCAACATTAGAAGATGTTGAAAAAGCTGTCGGTGATCGAAACGATGCAGCCGTTGTGGCTATGAAAAAAGAAGTTATTGAATTAATTGATACAATTG GTTCAAGTGTCGCCCAACCAACAAAACGAGAACGTCCTAGCTCAACAAaactagaaaatgaaaaagaagcAAGTGCAAATAATGTGCCAGACATGATGAAAACAATATTGTCATCAAGGCGTCGTCGAATGTATGCACATTTCGATGACTTCGTACAATGTTACTTTTCATCACGTGCAAAAGATCTCCACTTTAGTAGTAATACCGATACTAAGTTAAATGAAACGGTAAAACCAATTAAGGCGTCTTCAACGTCAGATGGTATAGATGATACTTATATGAATTCTAGTTCTGGTCTTCATATGAACTCCGGTTTAGATTTATTCCgagaaaatttagtaaaatttgctCGTTATGATAGCTTAAGACAATTGGCAACATTAGCGTATTCAAGTGACCTATTTAATAACTCTACAATTGTTTCGAGTATTGAATTCGATaaagataatgaatttttcGCAATTGCTGGTGTCACAAAACGCATTAAGGTATTCGATTATGGTGCTGTTATTCACGATGCTGTGGATATACATTATCCAATTGTGGAAATGGTATCTAGTTCAAAAATATCCTGCGTTAGTTGGAATAGTTATCACAAAGGAACTTTAGCGTCAAGTGATTATGAAGGAACGGTAACTGTTTGGGATGCAACTACTGGTCAACGTACGAAAACGTTCCAAGAGCATGAAAAACGTTGTTGGAGTgttgattttaataatgttgATACACGTTTAATAGCATCTGGTTCAGATGATGCTCGAGTCAAATTATGGTCAATTAATGTTGATCATTCCATCGCAACTTTAGAAGTCAAGGCCAATGTATGTTGTGTAAAATTTAATCCAAGAAGTTCTTGCCATTTAGCGTTTGGATCTGCTGATCATTGTGTACATTATTACGATTTACGTAATATGAAAGAACCGATGTCTATTTTTAAGGGACATAAAAAAGCTGTATCTTatgtgaaatttattaatactgAAGAAATTGTTTCAGCGTCTACAGATAGTCAACTCAAAATGTGGAATATAAATAGTCCACATTGTTTACGATCATTTGTTGGGCATATAAATGAAAAGAATTTTGTCGGTTTAGCAACAGATGGTGACTATGTTGCTTGCGGATCAGAAAATAATTCTCTGTATGTGTATTATAAAGGACTTACAAAGcaattgtttagttttaaatttgatacGGTTCGTAGTGTTTTGGAACAGGATAAAAAAGATGATGAACCTAATGAATTTGTATCGGCTGTTTGTTGGAGAcaacattcaaatattttagtgGCAGCTAATAGTCAAGGTATTATCAAACTTCTAGAactttattaa